One Mangifera indica cultivar Alphonso chromosome 4, CATAS_Mindica_2.1, whole genome shotgun sequence genomic region harbors:
- the LOC123213374 gene encoding uncharacterized protein LOC123213374: protein MNAHKTEDDLFHHHHHVLAPHPLITQSQPSIHNPNHDDPPFSSLPEIVLFRTSSYDPPSHSSSENDDAVTNNSNKVPNQSSAYISPEPHISTQFYTFNAESHALMIRCILEQRLATPAEIRVATPRAVLKSWRSAWKDRNEDTAYLTAWKRIQDKVLSQEGH, encoded by the exons ATGAATGCTCACAAAACCGAAGACGATCTCTTCCATCATCACCACCATGTTCTGGCCCCACATCCCTTGATCACTCAATCTCAGCCCTCCATTCATAACCCCAATCACGATGACCctcctttctcttctctccctGAAATCGTACTGTTTCGAACCTCTTCCTACGACCCTCCAAGTCACTCTTCCTCCGAAAACGACGACGCAGTAACTAACAACAGCAACAAGGTGCCAAATCAATCCTCTGCGTACATTAGCCCCGAGCCCCATATATCGACTCAATTCTATACTTTCAACGCGGAATCGCATGCTTTGATGATCCGTTGCATTTTGGAGCAACGGTTGGCTACTCCAGCCGAGATCCGAGTCGCCACGCCCAGAGCCGTTCTTAAATCGTGGCGTTCCGCGTGGAAGGACCGCAACGAGGATACGGCGTACCTTACGGCGTGGAAACGCATCCAGGAtaag GTATTGTCGCAAGAAGGCCATTAG
- the LOC123213658 gene encoding probable RNA-dependent RNA polymerase 1, translated as MGKAVILYGFAMAEQPEAIKRFLEQILGEGTVTDVGVQQNEGSRAYAVVHFTTAEAAETIKSLADKPSKFWYGNSYLIARYMGEGRKPSHVQHRINDVQLHFGYQMSKKKFSSVWSHENVSVKFGLGLRKFIFSLFHHSVEYKLDLPYESIRLVELRQLQDKRFLIIQLIGVPRIYSKDVPEQSFSRDDGSFQWVHEVDFTPSSCIGQSSAICLELPSTGYLSGSQKDFAYYKETEGKFVVKRGSTSSCNSDHVPIVSPPEGSNLPFRILFRINMLVQHGCIPRPAVDEKFFRMVEPHRRNVAFVERALETLFYSKQCCFKPRRWLRSEYQKYSTAARPLMLPAISLSHGLAYMNRVLVTPSKVYFLGPEIILSNHVLRAYSDDSENFIRVSFVNEDREKIHATDLCPRASSRYTERHTRVYHRILSTMRNGIVIGDKKFEFLAFSNSQLKDYSLWMFASRPRLTAHEIRERLGDFSAIRNVAKYSTRLGQSFSSSRESVYVDGDEIELIPDIEVERGGVKYVFSDGIGKISPKLATIVANKCGFRKVPSAFQIRYGGYKGVVAVDPTSSVKLSLRPSMFKYKSGNVSLDILEWSKFQPCYLNRELVILLSTLGVQDYVFEKKQKYVISLLDSILTDPLKAWEALNLMSLGEFTHVLKDMLKYYSKPHKEPFLSMMLQIFRSSTLKDLRTKTRIFVPRGRAMMGCLDETRSLEYGQVFVQCSGRQSDLSNKSSSLFSGRVSNENRIVKGMVTVAKNPCLHPGDVRVLKAVDVSALHHMVDCIVFPAKGKRPHPNECSGSDLDGDIYFVCWDRNLIPPCLYPPMDYTSATPNILNNEVTIEDVEEFFVDYMVKENLGIICHAHIAFADESPVKAMCRQCIQLAKLASIAVDFPKTGVPAIIPRHLQVKRFPDYMEKLERESYESKTVIGKLYREVKDLLLKMGTIEPFTVDETGQYYDLDMEVEGFKDYIDDAFYYKSGYDYRLGNLMDYFGILTEGEILSGRIMKMAKSFSKKRDLEGIKLSMKSLIREARDWFNKKANESDGPEKVYMKASAWYYVTYHPSFWGRYNEGQNRQHFLSFPWCVHDKLLEIKKHRQDTLRALHHSSLNG; from the exons ATGGGTAAAGCAGTCATACTGTATGGATTTGCTATGGCTGAGCAGCCAGAAGCCATAAAACGATTTCTGGAGCAAATTTTGGGTGAAGGGACTGTCACTGATGTGGGAGTCCAGCAAAATGAAGGTTCAAGGGCATATGCTGTTGTGCACTTCACAACTGCTGAAGCTGCAGAAACGATCAAGTCCTTGGCCGATAAACCGAGCAAATTTTGGTATGGGAATTCTTATTTGATAGCTCGATATATGGGTGAGGGACGAAAACCGAGTCACGTTCAGCATCGGATTAATGATGTACAATTGCACTTTGGTTATCAAATGTCAAAGAAAAAGTTTTCCTCAGTATGGAGTCACGAAAATGTTTCTGTGAAGTTTGGATTGGGACTGagaaaatttatcttttctctctttcatcaCTCTGTGGAATATAAACTTGATCTTCCGTACGAGAGCATTAGGCTAGTTGAGCTGCGGCAACTACAAGACAAGAGGTTTCTCATCATTCAG TTAATCGGTGTTCCTCGGATATATTCAAAAGACGTGCCTGAGCAGAGCTTTTCTAGAGACGACGGTAGTTTCCAGTGGGTTCATGAAGTTGATTTTACTCCATCCTCTTGCATTGGTCAATCATCTGCAATATGTTTGGAACTTCCAAGCACAGGTTATCTTTCGGGTTCTCAGAAAGATTTTGCTTACTATAAAGAAACCGAAGGGAAATTCGTTGTGAAGAGAGGTTCAACTTCCTCTTGCAACTCTGATCATGTCCCCATTGTAAGTCCTCCAGAAGGATCTAACTTGCCATTTCGCATCCTGTTTAGGATTAATATGTTGGTTCAGCATGGTTGTATTCCTAGGCCAGCAGTCGATGAGAAATTCTTTCGGATGGTTGAACCGCATAGAAGAAATGTAGCATTCGTAGAACGTGCTCTTGAGACACTGTTCTATTCAAAACAATGTTGCTTTAAACCTAGGCGGTGGCTTAGATCAGAATACCAGAAATACAGCACGGCTGCTAGACCTCTTATGTTGCCTGCCATCAGTTTAAGTCACGGATTGGCATATATGAACAGGGTTCTAGTCACCCCATCTAAAGTATATTTCCTTGGCCCAGAGATCATTCTATCAAACCATGTTTTACGCGCATATTCTGATGACAGTGAGAATTTTATTCGTGTTTCTTTTGTTAACGAAGATCGGGAGAAAATACATGCAACAGATTTGTGTCCTCGAGCATCTTCAAGATATACAGAAAGGCATACTAGAGTTTATCATAGGATATTGTCGACTATGAGAAATGGCATTGTTATAGGAGATAAAAAGTTCGAATTTCTGGCCTTTTCTAATAGTCAATTGAAGGATTATTCTTTGTGGATGTTTGCATCTAGACCACGATTGACTGCACATGAAATTAGAGAAAGGTTGGGTGATTTTAGCGCAATAAGGAATGTGGCGAAATATTCAACAAGACTTGGTCAATCATTCAGTTCCTCTAGGGAATCTGTGTATGTTGATGGCGATGAAATTGAACTAATTCCTGATATAGAAGTTGAAAGAGGTGGAGTCAAATATGTTTTCTCCGACGGCATTGGAAAAATTTCTCCTAAATTGGCTACTATTGTTGCTAACAAATGTGGCTTCAGAAAAGTTCCATCCGCCTTTCAGATTCGATATGGCGGTTACAAAGGTGTGGTCGCCGTTGATCCAACTTCTTCAGTAAAGTTATCATTGAGACCAAGTATGTTTAAATACAAATCAGGTAATGTTAGTCTTGATATATTGGAATGGagtaagtttcagccttgctaTCTTAATCGCGAACTGGTGATACTTTTGTCGACTCTCGGTGTTCAGGATTATGTGTttgaaaagaagcaaaaatatgtgatttctctacttgattcaattttaacAGATCCATTAAAGGCATGGGAAGCGCTTAATTTGATGTCTTTAGGAGAGTTCACTCATGTCTTGAAAGATATGCTGAAGTATTATTCTAAGCCACATAAAGAACCATTTCTTTCCATGATGTTACAAATATTTCGGTCATCAACATTGAAAGATCTGAGAACCAAAACAAGGATCTTTGTCCCAAGAGGACGAGCAATGATGGGATGTCTTGACGAGACAAGAAGCTTAGAATATGGTCAGGTATTTGTGCAATGTTCAGGTCGCCAGAGTGACTTATCGAACAAGTCCTCATCTTTGTTCAGTGGCAGAGTATCAAATGAAAACAGAATTGTGAAGGGAATGGTAACCGTCGCAAAAAATCCATGTCTACATCCTGGAGATGTTCGTGTTCTTAAGGCTGTCGATGTTTCGGCCTTGCATCACATGGTTGATTGCATAGTATTTCCAGCTAAAGGAAAGAG aCCTCATCCTAATGAATGTTCGGGAAGTGATTTGGATGgtgatatttattttgtttgttgggATCGTAATCTCATCCCTCCTTGTCTGTATCCACCCATGGATTATACTTCAGCAACACCTAATATTCTTAATAATGAAGTTACAATTGAG GATGTAGAGGAGTTTTTTGTAGATTACATGGTCAAAGAAAACTTGGGAATAATCTGTCATGCTCATATTGCATTTGCGGATGAGAGTCCTGTAAAGGCAATGTGTAGACAGTGTATTCAGCTTGCAAAGCTTGCCTCCATAGCTGTCGACTTCCCAAAAACTGGTGTGCCTGCAATTATTCCTCGACATTTACAAGTTAAACGCTTTCCCGATTACATGGAAAAGCTTGAAAGAGAATCCTATGAATCGAAAACTGTGATCGGGAAACTTTACCGTGAGGTAAAAGATCTTCTACTAAAGATGGGAACTATCGAACCGTTCACCGTAGACGAGACGGGGCAGTATTATGATCTTGACATGGAAGTGGAGGGCTTTAAGGACTACATTGATGATGCTTTTTATTACAAAAGTGGGTATGATTATAGACTGGGAAATTTGATGGACTATTTCGGGATATTAACTGAGGGTGAAATACTCAGCGGTCGAATCATGAAAATGGCGAAATCTTTCAGTAAAAAGAGAGATTTGGAAGGGATCAAATTGTCAATGAAGTCATTGATAAGGGAAGCCAGGGATTGGTTCAACAAGAAGGCTAATGAATCGGACGGTCCAGAGAAGGTATATATGAAAGCGTCAGCGTGGTATTATGTTACGTACCATCCAAGTTTCTGGGGTCGATACAACGAAGGACAAAATCGCCAGCATTTTCTGAGTTTTCCTTGGTGTGTTCATGATAAACTTCTTGAGATCAAGAAACACCGGCAGGATACCTTAAGGGCGTTGCATCATTCTTCATTAAATGGCTAA
- the LOC123213659 gene encoding probable RNA-dependent RNA polymerase 1: protein MGKAVILYGFAMAEQPEAIKQFLEQILGEGTVTDVGVQQNEGSRAYAVVHFTTAEAAETIKSLADEPSKFWYGNSYLIAQYMGEGPKPSHVQHRINDVQLHFGYQMSKKKFSSLWSHENVSVKFGLGLRKFIFFLFHRSVEYKLDLPYGSIRLVELRQLQDKRFLIIQLIGVPRIYSKDVPKQSFSRDDGSVQWVHEVDFTPSSCIGQSAAICLELPSTGYLSGFQKDFAYYNETEGKFVMKRGSTSSCNSDHVPIVSPPEGSNLPFRILFKINMLVQHGCIPRPAVNEKFFRMVEPHRRNVAFVERALETLFYSKQCCFKPRRWLRSEYQKCSIAARPLMLPAISLSHGLEYMNRVLVTPSKVYFFGPEIILSNHVLRAYSDDSENFIRVSFVNEDLEKIHATDLCPRASSRKTKRHTRVYHRILSTLRNGIVIGDKKFEFLAFSNSQLKENSLWMFASRPRLTAREIRESLGDFSTIRNVAKYSTRLGQSFSSSRESVDVDGDEIELIPDMEVQIGGVKYVFSDGIGKISPKLAANIAEKCGFRKVPSAFQIRYGGYKGVVAVDPTSSVKLSLRPSMFKYKSGNVALDILEWSKYQPCFLNRELVILLSTLGVQDDVFEKKQKYMISQLDSILTDPLKARETLNLMFSGEITHVLKDMLKYYSKPHKEPFLSMMLQIFRSSTLKDLRTKTRIFVPGGQAMMGCLDETGSLEYGQVFVQCSGRQSDLSNNSSALFSGRVLNQSRIVEGMVTVAKNPCLHPGDVRVLQAVDAPALHHMVDCIVFPAKGNRPHPNECSGSDLDGDIYFVCWDSDLIPPCLYPPMDYTSTTPKIPNNEVTIEDVEEFFVDYMAKENLGIICHAHIAFADKSPEKAMCSQCIELAKLASIAVDFSKTGVPAIIPPDLQVNHFPDYMEKPERESYESKTVIGKLYHEVKDLVLKTGTIKPFTVDEARQSYDLDMEVEGFKDYIDDAFYYKSEYDCRLGNLMDYFGILTEGEILSGRIMKMAKSFSKKRDLEGIKLAMKSLIKEARDWFNKKANESDGPEKVYTKASAWYYVTYHPSFWGRYNEGQNRQHFLSFPWCVHDKLLEIKKHRQDTLRALHHFSLNA from the exons ATGGGTAAAGCAGTCATATTGTATGGATTTGCCATGGCTGAGCAACCAGAAGCCATAAAACAATTTCTGGAGCAAATTTTGGGTGAAGGGACTGTCACTGATGTGGGAGTCCAGCAAAATGAAGGTTCAAGGGCATATGCTGTTGTGCACTTCACAACTGCTGAAGCTGCAGAAACGATCAAGTCCTTGGCCGATGAACCGAGCAAATTTTGGTATGGGAATTCTTATTTGATAGCTCAATATATGGGTGAGGGACCAAAACCGAGTCACGTTCAGCATCGTATTAATGATGTACAATTGCACTTTGGTTATCAAATGTCAAAGAAAAAGTTTTCCTCACTATGGAGTCACGAAAATGTTTCTGTGAAGTTCGGATTGGGACTgagaaaatttatcttttttctatttcatcGCTCGGTGGAATATAAACTTGATCTTCCGTACGGGAGCATTAGGCTAGTTGAGCTGCGGCAACTACAAGACAAGAGGTTTCTCATCATTCAG TTAATCGGTGTTCCTCGGATATATTCAAAAGATGTGCCGAAGCAGAGCTTTTCTAGAGACGACGGTAGTGTCCAGTGGGTTCACGAAGTTGATTTTACTCCATCCTCTTGCATTGGTCAATCAGCTGCAATATGTTTGGAACTTCCAAGCACAGGTTATCTTTCAGGTTTTCAGAAAGATTTTGCTTACTATAACGAAACCGAAGGGAAATTCGTTATGAAGAGAGGTTCAACTTCCTCTTGCAACTCTGATCATGTCCCCATTGTAAGTCCTCCAGAAGGATCTAACTTGCCATTTCGCATCCTGTTTAAGATTAATATGTTGGTTCAGCATGGTTGTATTCCTAGGCCAGCAGTAAATGAGAAATTCTTTCGGATGGTTGAACCGCATAGAAGAAATGTAGCATTCGTAGAACGTGCTCTTGAGACACTGTTCTATTCAAAACAATGTTGCTTTAAACCTAGGCGGTGGCTTAGATCAGAATACCAGAAGTGCAGCATTGCTGCTAGACCTCTTATGTTGCCAGCCATCAGTTTAAGTCACGGATTGGAATATATGAACAGGGTTCTAGTCACCCCATCTAAAGTTTATTTCTTTGGCCCAGAGATCATTCTATCAAACCATGTTTTACGCGCATATTCTGATGACAGTGAGAATTTTATTCGTGTTTCTTTTGTTAACGAGGATCTGGAGAAAATACATGCAACTGATTTGTGTCCTCGAGCATcttcaagaaaaacaaaaaggcaTACTAGAGTTTATCATAGGATATTGTCGACTCTGAGAAATGGCATTGTTATAGGAGATAAAAAGTTCGAATTTCTGGCCTTTTCTAATAGTCAATTGAAGGAGAATTCTTTGTGGATGTTTGCATCTAGACCACGATTGACTGCACGTGAAATTAGAGAAAGTTTGGGTGATTTTAGCACAATAAGGAATGTGGCGAAATACTCAACAAGACTTGGTCAATCATTCAGTTCCTCTAGGGAATCTGTGGATGTTGATGGCGATGAAATTGAACTAATCCCTGACATGGAAGTTCAAATAGGTGGAGTCAAATATGTTTTCTCCGATGGCATCGGAAAAATTTCTCCTAAATTGGCTGCTAATATTGCTGAAAAATGTGGCTTCAGAAAAGTTCCATCCGCCTTTCAGATTCGATATGGCGGTTACAAAGGTGTGGTCGCCGTTGATCCAACTTCTTCAGTAAAGTTATCATTGAGGCCAAGTATGTTTAAATACAAATCAGGTAATGTTGCTCTTGATATATTGGAATGGAGTAAGTATCAGCCTTGCTTTCTTAATCGCGAACTGGTGATACTTTTGTCGACTCTCGGTGTTCAGGATGATGTGTttgaaaagaagcaaaaatatatgatttctcAACTGGATTCAATTTTAACAGATCCATTAAAGGCACGGGAAACACTTAACTTGATGTTTTCAGGAGAGATCACTCATGTCTTGAAAGATATGCTGAAGTATTATTCTAAGCCACATAAAGAGCCTTTTCTTTCCATGATGTTACAAATATTTCGGTCATCAACATTGAAAGATCTGAGAACCAAAACAAGGATCTTTGTCCCAGGAGGACAAGCGATGATGGGGTGTCTTGACGAGACAGGAAGCTTAGAATATGGTCAGGTATTTGTGCAATGTTCAGGTCGCCAGAGTGACTTATCGAACAATTCCTCAGCTTTGTTCAGTGGCAGAGTATTAAATCAAAGTAGAATTGTTGAGGGAATGGTAACTGTTGCAAAAAATCCATGTCTACATCCTGGAGATGTTCGTGTTCTTCAGGCTGTCGATGCTCCGGCCTTGCACCACATGGTTGATTGCATAGTATTTCCAGCTAAAGGAAATAG ACCTCATCCTAATGAATGTTCGGGGAGTGATCTGGATGGTGATATCTATTTTGTTTGTTGGGATTCTGATCTCATCCCTCCTTGCCTGTATCCACCGATGGATTATACTTCAACAACACCTAAGATTCCTAATAATGAAGTTACAATTGAG GATGTGGAGGAGTTTTTCGTAGATTACATGGCCAAAGAAAACTTGGGAATAATCTGTCATGCTCATATTGCATTTGCAGATAAGAGTCCTGAAAAGGCAATGTGTAGTCAATGTATTGAGCTTGCAAAGCTTGCCTCCATAGCCGTCGACTTCTCAAAAACTGGTGTGCCCGCAATTATTCCTCCAGATTTACAAGTTAATCACTTTCCAGATTACATGGAAAAGCCTGAAAGAGAATCGTATGAATCGAAAACTGTGATCGGGAAACTTTATCATGAGGTAAAAGATCTTGTACTAAAGACGGGAACTATCAAGCCCTTCACCGTAGACGAGGCGAGGCAGTCTTATGATCTTGACATGGAAGTGGAGGGCTTCAAGGACTACATTGATGATGCTTTTTATTACAAAAGTGAGTATGATTGTAGACTGGGAAATTTGATGGACTATTTCGGGATATTAACTGAGGGTGAAATACTCAGCGGTCGAATCATGAAAATGGCGAAATCTTTCAGTAAAAAAAGAGATTTGGAAGGGATCAAATTGGCAATGAAGTCATTGATAAAGGAAGCCAGGGATTGGTTCAACAAGAAGGCTAATGAATCGGACGGTCCAGAGAAGGTATACACGAAAGCGTCAGCTTGGTATTATGTTACATACCATCCAAGTTTCTGGGGTCGATACAACGAAGGACAAAATCGCCAGCATTTTCTGAGTTTTCCTTGGTGTGTTCATGATAAACTTCTGGAGATCAAGAAACACAGGCAGGATACCTTAAGAGCATTGcatcatttttcattaaatgcCTAA
- the LOC123213660 gene encoding probable RNA-dependent RNA polymerase 1 — protein sequence MGKAVILYGFAMAEQPEAIKQFLEQILGEGTITDVGVQQNEGSRAYAVVHFATSEAAERIKSLADERLLYGNSSLIAQYMGEGPKPCHVQHRINNVQLHFGYHMSEKKFSSLWSHENVSVKFGLGLRKFIFFLSHHSVEYKLDLPYESITLVELRQLQDKRFLIIQLFGVPRIYSKDVPEQGFFRDDSSVQWVREVDFTPSSCIGQSAAICLELPSTGYLSGFQKDFAYYKETEGKFVVKRGSTSSCNSDHVPIVSPPQGSNLPFRILFKINMLVQHGYIPRPAVDEKFFRMVQPHRRNVVFVEHALETLFHSRQYCFKPRRWLRSEYQKYSMAARPLMLPAISLSHGLEYMRKVLVTPSKVYFFGPEIILSNHVLRAYSDDKENFIRVSFVNEDLEKLRATDLCPPASSTNTERHTRVYHRILSTLRNGIVIGDKKFEFLAFSNSQLKENSLWMFASRPRLTARDIRERLGDFSGIRNVAKYSVRLGQSFSSSMESVDVDGDEIELIPDIEVERGGVKYVFSDGIGKISRQLATTVAKKCDFRNVPSAFQVRYGGYKGVVAVDPTSSVKLSMRPSMSKYKSDNVSLDILAWSKYQPCYLNRELVILLSTLGVQDCVFEKKQKYMISQLDSILTDPLKAQEALNLMFSGEITHLLKDMLDCYSKPQEELFLSMMLQTFQSSTLKDLRTKTRIFVPRGRTMMGCLDETGSLEYGQIFVQCSGRHSDLSNNFLALFRRKVSNQSEIVKGMVTVGKNPCLHPGDVRVLKAVDVPALHHLVDCIVFPAKGTRPHPNECSGSDLDGDIYFVCWDPDLIPPCLYPPMDYTSMAQKIHHNEVTIEDVEELFVDYMAKENLGRICHAHIAFADKSPDKAMCKQCIELAKLASIAVDFSKTGVPAIIPRHLQVNFFPDYMEKPERESYESKTVIGKLYREVKDLVLKMETIKPFTADEASQFYDLDMEVEGFRDFIDDAFYYKNEYDYRLGNLMDYFGISTEGEILSGQITKMAKSFSKKRDLEGIKLAVKSLRREARDWFNIKANESDGPEREHAKASAWYYVTYHPTFWGRYNEGLNRQHFLSFPWCVHGKLLEIKKHRQNTLRELHLSSLSG from the exons ATGGGTAAAGCAGTCATATTGTATGGATTTGCTATGGCTGAGCAACCAGAAGCCATAAAACAATTTCTGGAGCAAATTTTGGGTGAAGGGACTATCACTGATGTGGGAGTCCAGCAAAATGAAGGTTCAAGGGCATATGCTGTTGTGCACTTCGCAACCAGTGAAGCTGCAGAAAGGATCAAGTCCTTGGCCGATGAACGCCTTTTGTATGGGAATTCCTCTTTGATAGCTCAATATATGGGTGAGGGACCAAAACCCTGTCACGTTCAGCATCGGATTAATAATGTACAATTGCACTTTGGTTATCACATGTCAGAGAAAAAGTTTTCCTCGCTATGGAGTCACGAAAATGTTTCGGTGAAGTTTGGATTGGGACtaagaaaatttatcttttttctatCTCATCACTCTGTGGAATATAAACTTGATCTTCCGTACGAGAGCATCACGCTAGTTGAACTGCGGCAACTACAAGACAAGAGGTTTCTCATCATTCAG TTATTTGGTGTTCCTCGGATATATTCAAAAGATGTGCCTGAGCAGGGCTTTTTTAGAGACGACAGTAGTGTCCAGTGGGTTCGTGAAGTTGATTTTACTCCATCCTCTTGCATTGGTCAATCAGCTGCAATATGTTTGGAACTTCCAAGCACAGGTTATCTTTCGGGTTTTCAGAAAGATTTTGCTTACTATAAAGAAACCGAAGGGAAGTTCGTCGTGAAGAGAGGTTCGACTTCCTCTTGCAACTCTGATCATGTCCCCATTGTAAGTCCTCCACAAGGATCTAACTTGCCATTTCGCATCCTGTTTAAGATTAATATGTTGGTTCAGCATGGTTATATTCCTAGGCCAGCAGTAGATGAGAAATTCTTTCGGATGGTTCAACCGCATAGAAGAAATGTAGTATTCGTAGAACATGCTCTTGAGACACTGTTTCATTCAAGACAATATTGCTTTAAACCAAGGCGGTGGCTTAGATCAGAATACCAGAAGTACAGCATGGCTGCTAGACCTCTTATGTTGCCTGCCATCAGTTTAAGTCACGGATTGGAATATATGAGAAAGGTTCTAGTCACCCCATCTAAAGTATATTTCTTTGGCCCAGAGATCATTCTATCAAACCATGTTTTACGCGCATATTCTGATGACAAGGAGAATTTTATTCGTGTTTCTTTTGTTAACGAGGATCTGGAGAAATTACGTGCAACAGATTTGTGTCCTCCAGCATCTTCAACAAATACAGAAAGGCATACTAGAGTTTATCATaggatattatccactttgagAAATGGCATTGTTATTGGAGATAAAAAGTTCGAATTTCTGGCCTTTTCTAATAGTCAACTGAAGGAGAATTCTTTGTGGATGTTTGCATCTAGACCTCGGCTGACTGCACGTGATATCAGAGAAAGGTTGGGTGATTTTAGCGGAATAAGGAATGTGGCAAAATATTCAGTAAGACTTGGTCAATCATTCAGTTCCTCTATGGAATCTGTGGATGTTGATGGCGATGAAATTGAACTAATTCCTGATATAGAAGTTGAAAGAGGTGGAGTCAAATATGTTTTCTCCGATGGCATTGGAAAAATATCTCGTCAATTGGCTACTACTGTTGCTAAAAAATGTGACTTCAGAAATGTTCCATCCGCCTTTCAGGTTCGATATGGCGGGTATAAAGGTGTAGTCGCCGTTGATCCAACTTCTTCGGTAAAGTTATCAATGAGACCAAGTATGTCTAAATACAAATCAGATAATGTTAGTCTTGATATATTGGCATGGAGTAAGTATCAACCTTGTTATCTTAATCGCGAACTGGTGATACTTTTGTCGACTCTCGGTGTTCAGGATTGTGTGTTTGAAAAGAAGCAGAAGTATATGATTTCTCAACTGGATTCAATTTTGACAGATCCATTAAAGGCACAAGAAGCGCTTAACTTGATGTTTTCAGGAGAGATCACTCATCTCTTGAAAGATATGCTCGATTGTTATTCTAAGCCACAAGAAGAACTATTTCTTTCCATGATGTTACAAACATTTCAGTCATCAACTTTGAAAGATTTGAGAACCAAAACAAGGATCTTTGTCCCAAGAGGACGAACAATGATGGGGTGTCTTGACGAGACGGGAAGCTTAGAATATGGTCAGATATTTGTGCAATGTTCAGGTCGCCACAGTGACTTATCGAACAATTTCTTAGCTTTGTTCAGGCGTAAAGTATCAAATCAAAGCGAAATTGTGAAGGGAATGGTAACCGTCGGAAAAAATCCATGTCTACATCCTGGAGATGTTCGTGTTCTTAAGGCTGTCGATGTTCCGGCCTTGCACCACTTGGTGGATTGCATAGTATTTCCGGCTAAAGGAACGAG ACCTCATCCAAATGAATGTTCGGGAAGTGATTTGGATGgtgatatttattttgtttgttgggATCCTGATCTCATCCCTCCTTGTCTGTATCCACCGATGGATTATACTTCAATGGCACAAAAGATTCATCATAATGAAGTTACAATTGAG GATGTGGAGGAGCTTTTCGTAGATTACATGGCCAAAGAAAACTTGGGAAGAATCTGTCATGCTCATATTGCATTTGCAGATAAGAGTCCTGACAAGGCAATGTGTAAACAGTGTATTGAGCTTGCAAAGCTTGCCTCCATAGCCGTCGACTTCTCAAAAACTGGTGTGCCTGCAATTATTCCTCGACATTTACAAGTTAATTTCTTTCCAGATTACATGGAAAAGCCTGAAAGAGAATCGTATGAATCGAAAACTGTGATCGGGAAACTTTATCGCGAGGTAAAAGATCTTGTACTAAAGATGGAAACTATCAAACCGTTCACCGCAGACGAGGCGAGTCAGTTTTATGATCTTGACATGGAAGTGGAGGGCTTCAGGGACTTCATTGATGATgctttttattacaaaaatgaGTATGATTATAGACTGGGAAATTTGATGGACTATTTCGGCATATCAACTGAGGGTGAAATACTCAGCGGTCAAATCACGAAAATGGCTAAATCCTTCAGTAAGAAAAGGGATTTGGAAGGGATCAAATTGGCAGTGAAGTCCTTAAGAAGGGAAGCCAGGGATTGGTTCAACATCAAGGCTAATGAATCGGATGGTCCAGAGAGAGAACACGCGAAAGCATCCGCTTGGTATTATGTTACATACCATCCAACTTTCTGGGGTCGATACAACGAAGGACTAAATCGCCAACATTTTCTGAGTTTTCCATGGTGTGTTCATGGTAAACTTCTTGAGATCAAGAAACATAGGCAGAATACCTTAAGGGAATTGCATCTTTCTTCATTAAGTGGATAA